A region from the Melioribacter roseus P3M-2 genome encodes:
- a CDS encoding glycosyl hydrolase: protein MAKIISRFGYLFILLTVVVTFMSCNVINKGQENLWPEVNNITKPWTRWWWHGSAVTKADLKLNMEELSKAGFGGVEVTAIYGVKGYEDKDIKFLTPRWMDMLEHTLNIGKELGLGVDVANASGWPFGGPWISDEDACKYVQYKVYNLKQGEKLNEKIEFIQESLVRAVRRKVDISEIKYPISANPNLQELALDQVRFKRKLPLIALIAYNNKGEKVDITNKVDKEGKLHWTAPEGQWKLYAVFQGWHGKMVERASRGGEGNVIDHFSEKAIKHFLAQFDNNAKGKKLDAIRAFFNDSYEVDDALGEADWTPLMFEEFKRLRGYDLKNYLPALFGEDTEDMNSRVLSDYRETISDLLLERFTKVWKNWSRNYNAVVRNQAHGSPANVLDLYAASDIPETEGASPLRIKLASSAGHVAGKKLVSAEAATWLNEHFLSTLSDAKKNFDRYFANGVNHLVYHGTPYSPPSEEWPGRLFYASVHFAPTNTWWEDLKKMNEYVTNCQSFLQSSKPDNDILLYYPIYDIWAKRDGALLKHLGTHRDELTKDLERLSEYFLNEGYQFDFVSDRLLHNLTVENNKIVAGNSVSYKVIVVPETDYMPLNTLNKLIELAEEGATVIFSNNLPKDVPGLQNLNENREVFKKQLSEVNLQPEEGYGISKLGKGKFIVTDSLSKVLGIINVYPENLADEGLWFNRVIREDGLCYFISNWSEKDVDGWIRIRKGGNSAILFDPVNRKYGKAKIKIIDDNYAGVYIDIKKGETLILQWYPEDQNTEEYKFYKSAGDTLTLNGEWQIKFIKGGPVAPDSFKTNNLKSWTEYSDELQWFSGTASYSISFANPDFGSDAIMIDLGKVCNSAVIYLNGEKITTLIGPEYYVVIDKNKLKDENILEVRVTNLMANRIIYMDKNGINYKKFYNINFAAKERINLGEDGLFTAINWEPLESGLIGPVKLIGVNIR from the coding sequence ATGGCAAAGATTATTTCTCGGTTCGGATATCTTTTCATTTTGTTAACGGTCGTGGTCACATTTATGTCCTGCAATGTAATAAATAAAGGGCAGGAGAATTTATGGCCTGAAGTAAATAACATTACAAAGCCGTGGACGCGATGGTGGTGGCACGGAAGCGCCGTTACGAAAGCCGACTTGAAATTAAATATGGAAGAATTGAGTAAAGCAGGCTTCGGAGGCGTTGAAGTTACGGCTATATACGGCGTCAAAGGTTATGAAGACAAAGATATTAAGTTTTTGACTCCGCGCTGGATGGATATGCTTGAGCATACTTTGAATATAGGTAAGGAATTGGGACTCGGAGTCGACGTGGCAAACGCTTCAGGCTGGCCTTTCGGCGGCCCCTGGATTTCGGATGAAGATGCTTGCAAGTACGTTCAATACAAAGTTTATAACTTGAAGCAGGGTGAAAAATTAAATGAAAAAATCGAGTTTATTCAGGAATCGCTTGTAAGAGCCGTTAGGCGTAAAGTCGATATTTCGGAAATAAAATATCCTATAAGCGCCAATCCGAATCTTCAAGAGCTTGCGCTCGACCAGGTTCGTTTTAAAAGGAAACTTCCTTTGATTGCTTTGATCGCTTATAACAATAAGGGCGAAAAAGTCGATATAACAAACAAAGTTGACAAAGAAGGGAAATTACACTGGACTGCGCCCGAAGGGCAATGGAAACTTTATGCTGTTTTTCAGGGATGGCACGGAAAAATGGTTGAACGAGCAAGCAGGGGAGGGGAAGGCAATGTAATTGACCATTTTTCCGAAAAAGCTATTAAACATTTTTTAGCGCAATTTGATAACAATGCAAAAGGGAAAAAACTCGACGCTATCAGAGCGTTTTTCAACGATTCTTACGAAGTGGACGACGCTTTAGGAGAGGCGGATTGGACTCCGCTTATGTTCGAAGAATTCAAAAGATTGAGAGGGTACGATCTGAAAAATTATTTGCCCGCGCTGTTCGGCGAAGATACCGAAGATATGAATTCGAGAGTACTTTCTGATTACAGGGAAACCATTTCCGATTTGTTGTTGGAACGCTTTACAAAAGTATGGAAAAATTGGTCGCGTAATTATAACGCCGTAGTACGCAATCAGGCGCATGGCTCGCCTGCAAACGTGCTCGACCTTTATGCCGCTAGCGATATTCCCGAAACCGAAGGCGCTTCTCCGTTGCGCATTAAATTGGCTTCGTCGGCGGGGCATGTTGCAGGCAAAAAATTAGTTTCCGCCGAAGCGGCAACATGGCTGAATGAACATTTCCTTTCCACATTATCCGACGCAAAGAAAAATTTCGACCGCTACTTTGCAAACGGCGTTAATCATCTTGTCTATCACGGAACACCTTATTCGCCGCCTTCGGAAGAATGGCCCGGACGGCTTTTCTATGCTTCCGTTCATTTTGCCCCCACAAATACCTGGTGGGAAGACCTGAAAAAGATGAACGAATATGTTACTAATTGCCAGTCTTTTTTACAATCTTCGAAACCTGACAACGATATTCTGCTCTATTACCCGATTTATGATATCTGGGCAAAAAGAGACGGTGCGCTTTTGAAACATCTGGGAACTCATCGGGACGAACTGACGAAAGACCTGGAACGACTAAGCGAATATTTTTTAAATGAGGGTTACCAATTCGATTTCGTCTCCGACAGGCTATTACACAATCTGACGGTTGAAAATAATAAAATTGTCGCAGGCAATAGTGTAAGTTACAAAGTAATTGTCGTGCCGGAGACCGATTACATGCCGTTGAATACGTTAAATAAACTAATTGAATTGGCGGAAGAAGGAGCTACGGTAATATTCAGCAATAACCTGCCCAAAGACGTTCCGGGGCTGCAAAACCTAAATGAAAACAGGGAAGTTTTCAAAAAGCAATTGAGCGAAGTTAACTTGCAGCCGGAAGAAGGTTACGGAATTTCCAAGTTAGGCAAAGGAAAATTTATTGTAACTGATAGCTTATCAAAAGTTCTGGGTATTATTAATGTATATCCCGAAAATTTAGCCGACGAAGGTTTATGGTTTAACAGGGTAATTCGAGAAGACGGACTCTGCTATTTTATAAGTAATTGGAGCGAAAAGGATGTCGACGGCTGGATTAGAATTCGCAAAGGAGGAAACAGCGCAATTTTGTTCGATCCGGTGAATAGGAAATACGGGAAAGCAAAAATCAAAATTATCGACGATAATTATGCCGGCGTTTATATCGATATTAAAAAAGGCGAAACTCTCATTTTGCAATGGTATCCTGAAGATCAAAATACGGAAGAATATAAGTTTTATAAATCCGCAGGGGATACGCTTACGTTGAACGGGGAATGGCAAATCAAGTTTATTAAAGGAGGTCCCGTAGCGCCCGATTCGTTTAAGACGAACAATTTGAAATCGTGGACCGAATATTCCGATGAATTGCAATGGTTCTCCGGTACGGCAAGCTATTCAATCTCCTTTGCCAATCCGGATTTCGGTTCGGACGCAATTATGATCGATCTGGGTAAAGTTTGTAACTCCGCCGTAATATATCTCAACGGCGAAAAGATTACAACTCTAATTGGTCCCGAATACTATGTTGTAATTGACAAAAATAAATTGAAGGATGAAAATATCCTCGAAGTTCGTGTAACAAATCTGATGGCTAACAGGATTATATACATGGATAAAAACGGAATCAATTACAAAAAATTTTATAATATAAACTTTGCGGCTAAGGAAAGAATAAATCTGGGTGAAGACGGATTGTTCACGGCAATTAATTGGGAGCCTCTCG